In the genome of Bordetella avium, the window GCGGATCGCTGCAAACGGGGCTCGATGGGCCCCGTTTGCGTTTTGAAGGCTTATTCTCATGACTTTACCGGTTGACGACCTGGTTTCCCAGGCTCAAGAACGATTCGCCGCCGCGACTGATGCGGCCGCGCTGGAAAACGCCAAAGCGCGTTTCCTGGGCAAAGAGGGCGCGCTGACCCTCCTGCTCAAAGGGCTGGCGCAGCTCGATCCGGTTGCCAAGCGCGAAGCCGGCGGCCGTATCAATCAGGCCAAGCAAAAGGTCGAGGAACTGCTCAATGCCCGCCGCGCCGAACTCGCGCAGGCCGAGCTTGATGCCCGCCTGGCCTCGGAAACCATCGATGTCACCTTGCCCGGCCGCGGACGCGCCGCAGGCGGCATTCATCCGGTGATCCGCACCTGGGAACGGGTTGAAGCCATCTTCCGCTCGATCGGCTTCGATGTGGCCGATGGCCCCGAAGTTGAAAACGACTGGACCAATTTCACCGCGCTGAACAATCCGCTGGACCATCCAGCGCGGTCTATGCAGGACACCTTCTACGTCGATATGCAAGACGCCGAGGGCCTGCCGCTGCTGCTGCGCACGCACACTAGCCCCATGCAGGTGCGCTATGCGCGCATGCACAAGCCGCCGATCAAGGTCATCGCCCCGGGGCGGACCTATCGTGTGGATAGCGACGCCACGCACTCTCCCATGTTTCACCAGGTCGAGGGTCTGTGGATCGCCGAAGACATTTCTTTCGCGGATTTGAAAGGCGTCTATACCGACTTCCTGCGCTGCTTTTTTGAAAGCGACGACCTGGTCGTGCGTTTCCGCCCTTCATTCTTCCCCTTTACCGAACCGTCGGCCGAAATCGACATGATGTTCACCTCCGGACCCAATCGTGGCCGCTGGCTGGAAATCTCGGGGTCGGGTCAAGTGCATCCCCAAGTGGTGCGCAACTTCGGCCTGGACCCGGAACGCTATATCGGCTTTGCCTTCGGCTCCGGGCTGGAGCGTCTGACCATGCTGCGTTATGGCGTGAACGACCTGCGCCAGTTCTACGAAGGCGATTTGCGCTTCCTGCGCCAGTTCAACGAATAAAGACGGCTGATCATGCAATTTTCCGAATCCTGGCTGCGCACGCTGGTCAATCCGGCCATTGGTACCGAAGAACTCGCGCATCAGCTCACGATGGCGGGTCTGGAAGTCGAAGAAACCCAGACCGCCGCGCCGCCTTTCAGCGGCGTGGTCGTAGCGCGCATCGTCGAGGCCGCAGCACACCCTGACGCAGACAAACTGCGCGTTTGCAAGGTCGATGATGGCAGCGGCGAGCTGCTGCAAATCGTTTGCGGAGCGCCCAATGCGGCCGCTGGCCTGCTGGTGCCCTTGGCACGGGTGGGAGCGCAACTGCCGGGCAACATCAAGATCGGCGTAGCCAAAATGCGGGGCGTCGCCTCGTCGGGCATGTTGTGTTCAGCTCGGGAATTGGGTTTGTCGCAAGACCACGGCGGTCTGCTGGAATTGCCCGATCGCTTTACGCCGGGCACGGATATCCGGCAGGCGCTCGACCTCGATGACACGCTCTTCGTTCTCAAGCTCACGCCCAACCGCGCCGACTGCCTTTCCATTCTGGGGGTCGCCCGCGAAGTCGCTGCCTTGACGGGCGCGCCGCTCAACGCGCCTCAGGCCCAGGCCGTACCGGTGCAGATCGATGCCCGCCTGCCGGTGCGCATTGAGGCGCCCGAGCTATGCGGCCGCTTTGCCGGCCGTGTGATCCGGGGCGTCAATGCCCGCGCCGCCACGCCAGACTGGATGAAGACGCGCCTGGAGCGGGCCGGTCAGCGTTCGGTGTCCGCCTTGGTGGATATCTCCAACTACGTCATGCTCGAAGTCGGCCGTCCTTCGCATGTCTTCGATCTGGACAAGATCGACGGCGACTTGACCGTGCGCTGGGCGCGCAAGGGCGAGAAACTCGAGCTTCTGAGCGGCACGCATATCGAACTCGACGAAAAAGTCGGCGTCATCACGGCGGGCGATGTGGTGGAAAGCCTGGCCGGCATCATGGGCGGCGAAGCCACCTCGGTCACGCTCGACACCCAGAACATCTATCTTGAGGCGGCTTTTTGGTGGCCCGGCGCGATCGCCGGCCGCGCCCGACGCTACAAGTTCAGCTCCGAAGCCAGCCACCGTTTCGAACGCGGTGTGGACTTCGGCAACATCCCCGAACATATCGAACTCATCACCGCGCTGATTCTGGATATCTGCGGCGGTCAGGCGGGTCCCATCGATGACCAGATCGTAAATCTGCCGGCGCGTCCGCCGGTGCGCATGCGTCTGGCGCGCTGTCACCGCGTGCTGGGCGTGCCCGTGTCGCATGACGAGGTGGCGCAGATCTTCACCCGTCTTGGTCTGGTCTTCACGACCGAGGGCGATGATTTCATCGTCACGCCACCCTCCTATCGTTTCGACATCGAGATCGAAGAGGACCTCATCGAAGAGGTTGCCCGCATTTACGGTTTCGAGCGCATTCCGAGCGAGCCGCCCGTGGCGCGCGCCAGCATGCACGCGCAAGCCGAAGTACGCCGCGGGCCGCATGCGCTGCGTCGCGCGGTTGCCGCACGTGACTACCAGGAAGTGGTGAACTACAGCTTTGTTGAAGCCGACTGGGAGCGCGATTACGCCGGCAACCAACATCCTGTGCGCCTGCTCAACCCGATCGCCAGCCATCTGTCGGTCATGCGCTCCAGCCTGATCGCGGGTCTGGTGGCCATCATCCGTCACAACGCCAACCGTAAGCAGTCGCGGGTGCGTTTGTTCGAGCTGGGCCGAGTGTTTATGCGCGATGCGCAGTTGGCCGATGGCCCGCTCGAAGTCGCGGGTGTGCGCCAGCCGCTTAAGCTGGCTGGCGCTGCTTGGGGCCCCGCCAACGAAGAGCAGTGGGGCGAACCGACCCGTGCGGTGGATTTCTACGACGTCAAGATGGACGTGGAAAGCCTGTTCGGCATTCGCGCCAGCGAACTGCGTTTCGTGGCCGACCGCCATCCCGCGCTGCACCCCGGACGTGCGGCTCGCATCGAGCTTGCCGGCCAGACCGTGGGCTGGGTGGGCGAGTTGCATCCGCAATGGGCGCGTCAGGCCGATCTGGCTCAGGCGCCCGTGGTGTTTGAAATCGACGCAGGCGTGCTGTCCGAAGGGCAGTTGCCGGTTGTGCGCGAACTGTCGCGCCAGCCGCTTGTCCAGCGAGACCTGGCTTTGTGGGTTGACGAGTCCGTCAGTCTTCAGGCTATGCTTGATACGGTTGCCTCGTTGATCAAGGCCGATCCGCAACTGGCTGTCGTGCAGGACGTGCGTCTGTTCGATGTCTGGCGCGACAAGCCCCAGCAAGGGGTCGCTGCCGAGAAAAGCCTTGCCTTCCGCTTCTGGCTTCAGGACAGCGCTGTGACCCTGGACGAGGCGCGAGTGTCAGACTGCATCAGCCGTATCAGGGATGCTTTGATCAGCGCGCATGGTGCGCGCCAGCGGGTTTGATCATGGGAAACGCTATGCTTGCCGAACCGCGCACCTTAACGAAGGCTGAGCTGGCCGAACTGCTCTTTGAGCGGGTCGGCCTGAACAAGCGCGAAGCCAAGGACATCGTGGATACCTTCTTCGAAGAAATCCGCGAAGCTCTGGCGCGTGGCGATTCGGTCAAACTCTCCGGTTTCGGAAATTTCCAGGTCCGCGACAAACCGCCGCGTCCTGGGCGCAATCCCAAAACCGGCGAGACCATTCCTATCGCTGCGAGACGAGTGGTGACCTTTCATGCCAGCCAGAAATTAAAGAGCACGGTCGAGCAAAGCGGCAATCCCGCCGAGGTCTCTGATGACGAAGCGGCGGAGTGATACGCTTTGTCGGTAATTGTTAACGGTCCCTGACGTTACGCGGCATAAAATTCATCCATGACTAAAACTGAATCGACTGTCACGCTACCGCCCATTCCCGCCAAACGTTACTTCACCATCGGCGAGGTCAGTGAGCTGTGTGGTGTGAAGCCCCATGTGCTGCGGTACTGGGAACAGGAATTCACTCAACTCAAACCTGTCAAACGGCGCGGTAACCGCCGCTATTACCAGCATCACGAAGTGCTGCTGATCCGCCGCATCCGTTCCTTGCTCTACGAGCAGGGCTTTACGATCAGCGGCGCGCGCAACCGGCTGGGAGGCGATGCGTCCAGCACCGAGGCCTCGGCGGTGCGTCTGTCCGCGGCGGAGTTGCAGGCGCTGCGCAATGAGCTGCACGATATCTCAGCCAGCCTGGCCGCCAGCCTCTAAGCCTCGCCGGCTGGCCGCAGCCATGGATGACCCCGCCCACACCGGCGGGGTTTTTTCTTGTCTGCATCAAGCCATATCTGCCTCGTAGGCCGGTAGGGATTTGGCGCTCATCCAGGATCGTGGGCGAGTATCCCTTAGCCAGTTGGCGATATTGCTTCATCCTATCGGGCGGGCCAAACGGCGTTACGGGGGCGATGCAGGCGGTCAAGCCTGAAATTTGCGCAAGAACTGCGCAATGGCCGCAGATAGGGGTCGATATCTTGCTCAATTAATGAGCGGTCTATAAAAAATAATGCCAATTTCATGAAAAAAGTGACGTTGCAGGTGCAAAACCAAAATTTTCCTGCTATAGTTACGTTCTCTTTCGGGGCGTAGCGCAGCCTGGTAGCGCACTTGCATGGGGTGCAAGGGGTCGCGAGTTCGAATCCCGCCGTCCCGACCAGAAAGATCGAGGGGCCAGTGATGAAAATCACTGGCCCCTTTCCTATGTGCGTGATTTTTGCCTGATTTCAGATACTGAGCCGCGCTTTAGCAGCGTGAGGGCAGGACCTGGGGCCTGCGCTATCGGCTAAGTCTTTGCAGGCTTGTCTTCGGTTGATCTGCCCCACATTTCGGCGTTTTGCCCTGCGGCAGTGCTCTCGCAAAGGCATCCATACCCTTTGACCTGCGGGTCAATGTGCCAGAGCCCGCTTCGGAGCGGAAGGCCGGTGGTGGTGCCCTCGTTTATTACCTCGTTCTCGATAGGCATGACTTCCGTTTTTGGTCGTGCTATTGCCTTTCGGGGGTTCTTGTTCAGATTCGGCTACCCGGTGCAGATAAAGGTGGTGCTTAATCGGTGCTACAGTTCGCCGCTTTTGATCGAGGAGAAAAAACAATGGGGGCAAGAATAGTGGCGGTTTCAGCTGCAATAGCCATGTTCATAACGGTAGGAAGTGCGCAGGCTCGCGGGCTAAATACGTGTGAAGCTGAGATCAAAGCCATCAACAAATTTTTAGCCGATAGCGGCGTGGCGCAGATTGAATCGATTGCGTCGCTAGCGCGTACCGTTCGGCATATTGGAAAGTTAGGGAGACTGCCTTCGGTGTACATAACCTCCGATGAAGCGAAGCGACTTGGCTGGTCCGGGAAAAGCTCTGAGTCCCTGTGGGGGATTAAGCTCACGGACCAGAAGTGGATCGGCGGCGATGTTTATCGCAACCCATCGCTTCCCGGTAATGAAAAGTGGTACAGCGCAGATTTAGATGTTGTGAAAGGCTATCGGAGTTCCAAGCGGCTTGTTTACAACCTGCGCAGCCGCCAGATGTTTATTAGCACAGACCTCTATGCGCACTTTGTTGAGATGGATGCCTGCGATTGAAGGCAACGCTACCTCGGGCCAGGTCTCGTGTTCTATTCATGAGCCGGGGCTGTCACCTGGTCATAGTCACGCCGTATACGACGTAGCTGGAATCCTGCGCAATCTCGGCAGCTTTCGCGCTAGATCCGCGGCCTGTTCAAGATTCCGTGATCGATTGGCGGCTCCATCTGCCCGCGCGCGCTTTGCTAAGCCTTGCTAAGGTGGTAGCGGATGCTGCGGGATGGGCTGACCCGTTGAATGGGCTTCTGGGCTATGTGCAGGCGTTGGGCGCGCCCGAATAGCGGGGCTGACGGGCGAGCCTGCCTAAGATGGCTTGAGCAAATCGGCGCTTGTCTAGCGCAAATAACAAAGCCCCGCACAAGGCGGGACTTTGGCCTCCGATACGACTCTCGACACTATCGGACTTTCGCGTAGGGGTGACACAGCTCGCCCTACAGGCCCAGAAAGTGTAGACCAATATTCAGGCGCTTCATAGCGCCGCGCTGAAAGGCGGACGCACCGATGGCGATACGCCAAGTGTTACGCCGGCTTCCCTGAAGTCGAGCTCTGCGCCGATTTCCCGCATCTTTGCCAGGACGGCTTCTATTTCTGACTCTGGCAGCGTCAAGCGATGCCAGAAGGAAGCGCATCAGTGCGCTCATTTCCCGGGACGACGCGCCACCTCTGTACTTTCGCTAGGGACGATGGCCAGAAACTGCGGACAGGTCAGCAAGATCGTGGCACGTCATGGCCAGATCAGTGTTCAGCCGTATCAGGTCAGCGGTGCTCGGTGCGATGTCGTTGCGAAAGCCTTTCATGGCGACCCCCCGCTTTCGCGGGGGCCAGTTTTGTTAGAGGAAGAGTTTCGTGATGTTTTTTATTGCGGTGGAGAATGCTGTGCCGATTACCGGGGGATGCCAGCGGGTCTAGATGGTGATCTGCACGGTGTCGTGCCATCAACTTTGCCGTTTCCTCCTCAACCGTTACCCGTTAGCTGCAGTTATTTTTTTCGTTTGAACTTGTCGGGCCTCGAAGTGTGCGCCGTTTTTGGAGTTTGTTACGACAAAGCAATCATGCATGGTCGAGTTTCAGGACCAGATGGCTCGGTTTGAGCTGAGCTTCAGTGCTCTTTAAGGTGTTCTGCTGGCGCTGCGTGCTGCAAAGCTCAATACAAAAAGAAAAATCCGTGCAAAAGTGCAGAGTTTTTGTTGGCTGCTCCTTTGATTTTTAGCCTGTATTTAAGTGAGTGGAAATATATTCGAGTAATTTTTAGAGTCAATCGACTGTTGGAGATGAGTATGCGCCTGCTGTTGAGTATGTTTGTTTTCTTAAGCCTTACGTTGTCACAGGTGGTTCAGGCTGACTTGGCAACGGATCTTCAGGCCTGTGCGGTGCGACAGGCGAATGAAGCGAGGCTTAAATGTTATGACTCGCTGGCGCGAAGCCAGTCATCAGTTTCTCCGGCTGCATCGGGAGGGGCGCAGCCTTCGATAGGCAAGAAGCCTACATCTCCTTCTGACGCCACCTCATCCTCCTGCTCTTGTGGCTCTGGTTCAGTATGTACGGGGCCGCGGGGAGGGCGGTATTGCGTTACGAGTGGCGGTAACAAGCGATATGTGAAATGAGCGAGATAGAGGGCTAAATATCTGTTGTGTTTAAAGCGCCACCTAACCTGGCCTCATGCTCGCGGGGTAACCCATGTCCTGGGTGATTCCCAGCACTCGCGCGTTTTGGTGCTTGGCCGTCCAACATTTAGTGTCGTATTTCCTCTTCATGCTCACATCAGATTCTTCGATTCTGGCGTGAGCAGATTTTCTTTGGGTCCATACATCTTGTCGCAGCTTGGCCCGGTCCATGATCAGTCGGCCAGGGTGCTTGTATCGCTGTCCCTGTGGTCGTCCAAAATGCGCGAGGCGCCTAGTCAATGGCAGGTCCGCAAGTTGCCATGGTGGCAATGTGCGTAGAGAGAGCGTCAATAAGTGAGTGTGGCGGGCGTCTCTGTGATGGGGGCGTGGGTTGGTGAGCAGAGGTGTCTACAGGTATTAGTCCGGCCTGATGCTATTTGTGTGTCATCTACAATCCTGGTCCAAGCCGGCAATAAGCAGCCCGGCAAGCCAGACTTAAGTAACAATGACGCGCCGAACCTCAGCCCCACGACGTACTTCCCGATCCGCCAATAAGCCCAAGGGCTTTCTCCGGGCTTTGATCGTTTCTTCTTTGGTCAGTTTTGGCGCCGCGACTTATGCGCTGGCGCCCGAGCTCGGGATCTCGCCTGCCGAGGTGTTGCACCGCCTGGGCTGGTCCACGTCGACACAGACGGCCCCCCTTGCTGCGCCTGTCGGGGAGATGGTGCAGACCCGGTTCGCTGACTGTCCGCAGTTTTTCCCGCAGGGCCAAACGCCGCTGGTGCCCGCCAGCAAGGGGCTGCGCGAGCTGTGTTTTTCCGCCTTCGCCATTTTGCACAACGGTCAGACCAAGACGCCGGTGGTGGTGGTCGAGCGTCTGAATCGTGACAGTTTGCAGCAGGCGCAGGGCATGGCGCGTACCGACAAGTTCTACGCCGAGGCGCGTTTGCCGAGCGCAGAGCGTGCGGAACTAAATGACTATCGAGGTTCGGGGTACTCGCGCGGGCATATGGCGCCTGCGGGCGATATGGCGACCAAGGAAGCTATGGCGCAGAGTTTTTCTCTGGCCAATATGGTGCCCCAGGATCAGAAGCACAACGCCGGCCCCTGGAGCCGCGTCGAGCAGGACACCCGCCGTTATGCGATGCGCGCTGGCGGGGATGTCTATGTGTTTACCGGGCCGGTATATCGGGATAAGCCCAAGACCATAGGTGGTTCGGGCGTGGCGGTGCCAAGCGAGATCTTCAAGCTGGTATACGACGCCACGACGGGTCGCTCCTGGGTGCATTGGCAGGCCAATAGCCCCGATGTGAGCAAGGTTCCCGATCCGATCAGCTATGAAGAGTTTGTAAAACGGACCGGGATGCGTCTGCTGCCCAAGGGCTGAGCCGCCCCGGGCGGGCTTCAGTCCTTGTTGTGCGGGCGGCTTTGTTCAGGCTGCCCCAGTTGCTCCCCGCGATGGGCCTGACTTCAACGCGGCCGCTTGGGCTGTTGCGCCGCAGACTGATTCTGCTTCTCCAGCAGCCTAGGCAGTACCGGGATGGCGCCGGACCACCGAGGCTGGGACGGGTCAGCTTACGACATGCAGATAATGGCGGTGGCGCTCGTACTGGTCGAGGATATCGCCGATGACTTCAGCGCGGCTCCAGCCCATGATGTCGTAGTCCTGCCCGCCTTCACCGAGGTGAACCTCGGCCCGGAAGTAGCGGCGCTCTTCTTCGTCGAGCGCGTCCTCCGGCGTCAGGCTGGGGCGGATTTCTGCTACGGGAATGACGGAGTAGCTGAAGTCGAGGTATTCCCCGTGGTGGGCGACATGCAGACTGACCTGGCCCTCAGCGCCGTCTTCCACTTTGCAGACATAGCCTTCTTTGCCGAGTTCTTCGGCGACATCGTCCATGGCGGGGCGCGCCACATCGGAAATGAAACGCTGCACGTGGGCACGGCGCGGCATCATGACCATGTTGCGAATGCGGCGCTGCCAGTTTTCGGCATTGGGGCGCACCGCGCCCCGGCTGGTGCGATGGTAGCGCAAACGCCGTTTGGCGCTGTCCAGCCTCAGCGCCTTAATTAGCCCGTAAACGGACACCAGAATGACGATGGAGAAGGGCAGGGCGCTGGCGATGGTGGCCGTTTGCAGGGCTTTGAGCCCGTCCGCCAGCAGCAGGGCGATGGCGAGCGCGCCCATTAGCACTGACCAGAACACACGTTGCCAGACAGGCGCGTTATCTTTGCCCGATGCCAGCATGTCCACGACCAGGGCGCCCGTGTCTGCGGAGGTGACGAAGAAGATCAGCACCATGATCACGCAGAAAAAGGAGATCACGCTCGTCCATGGGAACTGCTCTAGGAAGACGAATAGCGCCAGCGAGCTGTCGGCGCGTATGGCCTGGCCGAAGTCAGACATCCCGCCGGTGAGGATATGGTAGATGGCGCTGTCGCCGAACACCGTCATCCACAGAAAGGTGAAGCCCGTAGGCATCAGCAGCATGCCGGCCAGGAATTGCCGGATGGTGCGCCCACGCGAAATACGCGCTACGAATACGCCGACAAAGGGCGACCAGGATATCCACCAGCCCCAGTAGAACAGCGTCCAGCCGCCGATCCAGTCGGTTTTCTCGTAGGCGTACAGGTTGAAGGTGCGGGCGACAATGCCCGAGAGATAAACCCCGA includes:
- the pheS gene encoding phenylalanine--tRNA ligase subunit alpha, whose protein sequence is MTLPVDDLVSQAQERFAAATDAAALENAKARFLGKEGALTLLLKGLAQLDPVAKREAGGRINQAKQKVEELLNARRAELAQAELDARLASETIDVTLPGRGRAAGGIHPVIRTWERVEAIFRSIGFDVADGPEVENDWTNFTALNNPLDHPARSMQDTFYVDMQDAEGLPLLLRTHTSPMQVRYARMHKPPIKVIAPGRTYRVDSDATHSPMFHQVEGLWIAEDISFADLKGVYTDFLRCFFESDDLVVRFRPSFFPFTEPSAEIDMMFTSGPNRGRWLEISGSGQVHPQVVRNFGLDPERYIGFAFGSGLERLTMLRYGVNDLRQFYEGDLRFLRQFNE
- the pheT gene encoding phenylalanine--tRNA ligase subunit beta, yielding MQFSESWLRTLVNPAIGTEELAHQLTMAGLEVEETQTAAPPFSGVVVARIVEAAAHPDADKLRVCKVDDGSGELLQIVCGAPNAAAGLLVPLARVGAQLPGNIKIGVAKMRGVASSGMLCSARELGLSQDHGGLLELPDRFTPGTDIRQALDLDDTLFVLKLTPNRADCLSILGVAREVAALTGAPLNAPQAQAVPVQIDARLPVRIEAPELCGRFAGRVIRGVNARAATPDWMKTRLERAGQRSVSALVDISNYVMLEVGRPSHVFDLDKIDGDLTVRWARKGEKLELLSGTHIELDEKVGVITAGDVVESLAGIMGGEATSVTLDTQNIYLEAAFWWPGAIAGRARRYKFSSEASHRFERGVDFGNIPEHIELITALILDICGGQAGPIDDQIVNLPARPPVRMRLARCHRVLGVPVSHDEVAQIFTRLGLVFTTEGDDFIVTPPSYRFDIEIEEDLIEEVARIYGFERIPSEPPVARASMHAQAEVRRGPHALRRAVAARDYQEVVNYSFVEADWERDYAGNQHPVRLLNPIASHLSVMRSSLIAGLVAIIRHNANRKQSRVRLFELGRVFMRDAQLADGPLEVAGVRQPLKLAGAAWGPANEEQWGEPTRAVDFYDVKMDVESLFGIRASELRFVADRHPALHPGRAARIELAGQTVGWVGELHPQWARQADLAQAPVVFEIDAGVLSEGQLPVVRELSRQPLVQRDLALWVDESVSLQAMLDTVASLIKADPQLAVVQDVRLFDVWRDKPQQGVAAEKSLAFRFWLQDSAVTLDEARVSDCISRIRDALISAHGARQRV
- a CDS encoding integration host factor subunit alpha, with amino-acid sequence MGNAMLAEPRTLTKAELAELLFERVGLNKREAKDIVDTFFEEIREALARGDSVKLSGFGNFQVRDKPPRPGRNPKTGETIPIAARRVVTFHASQKLKSTVEQSGNPAEVSDDEAAE
- a CDS encoding MerR family transcriptional regulator, coding for MTKTESTVTLPPIPAKRYFTIGEVSELCGVKPHVLRYWEQEFTQLKPVKRRGNRRYYQHHEVLLIRRIRSLLYEQGFTISGARNRLGGDASSTEASAVRLSAAELQALRNELHDISASLAASL
- a CDS encoding ribonuclease domain-containing protein, whose amino-acid sequence is MLQFAAFDRGEKTMGARIVAVSAAIAMFITVGSAQARGLNTCEAEIKAINKFLADSGVAQIESIASLARTVRHIGKLGRLPSVYITSDEAKRLGWSGKSSESLWGIKLTDQKWIGGDVYRNPSLPGNEKWYSADLDVVKGYRSSKRLVYNLRSRQMFISTDLYAHFVEMDACD
- a CDS encoding DNA/RNA non-specific endonuclease; this translates as MTRRTSAPRRTSRSANKPKGFLRALIVSSLVSFGAATYALAPELGISPAEVLHRLGWSTSTQTAPLAAPVGEMVQTRFADCPQFFPQGQTPLVPASKGLRELCFSAFAILHNGQTKTPVVVVERLNRDSLQQAQGMARTDKFYAEARLPSAERAELNDYRGSGYSRGHMAPAGDMATKEAMAQSFSLANMVPQDQKHNAGPWSRVEQDTRRYAMRAGGDVYVFTGPVYRDKPKTIGGSGVAVPSEIFKLVYDATTGRSWVHWQANSPDVSKVPDPISYEEFVKRTGMRLLPKG
- a CDS encoding BCCT family transporter codes for the protein MTQQARIQIIKPVFFTSGAIILALVLFAVITPGHAQRVFGAVQAWIFGNASWFYMLAVATVLVTMVLIAFSRYGDIKLGPDHSQPDYRDPTWYAMLFAAGMGIGLMFFGVAEPVMHFLDPPLGEGGTPEAAREAMSITFFHWGLHGWAVYAAVALILAYFSFRHGLPLTLRSALYPILGDRIYGPIGHAVDIFAIIGTVLGVATSLGLGVAQMNAGLNYLFGLPISTPVQIVLIVIACGMATLSAASGLNKGVRYLSEANMVMAVLLLLFVLFTGPTVFLLQAFVENVGVYLSGIVARTFNLYAYEKTDWIGGWTLFYWGWWISWSPFVGVFVARISRGRTIRQFLAGMLLMPTGFTFLWMTVFGDSAIYHILTGGMSDFGQAIRADSSLALFVFLEQFPWTSVISFFCVIMVLIFFVTSADTGALVVDMLASGKDNAPVWQRVFWSVLMGALAIALLLADGLKALQTATIASALPFSIVILVSVYGLIKALRLDSAKRRLRYHRTSRGAVRPNAENWQRRIRNMVMMPRRAHVQRFISDVARPAMDDVAEELGKEGYVCKVEDGAEGQVSLHVAHHGEYLDFSYSVIPVAEIRPSLTPEDALDEEERRYFRAEVHLGEGGQDYDIMGWSRAEVIGDILDQYERHRHYLHVVS